From Odontesthes bonariensis isolate fOdoBon6 chromosome 21, fOdoBon6.hap1, whole genome shotgun sequence, a single genomic window includes:
- the gys1 gene encoding glycogen [starch] synthase, muscle, whose protein sequence is MPLTRSLSVTSLSGLEEWDEEFDLEDAVYFEIAWEVANKVGGIYTVIQTKARLTAEEWGENYFLVGPYVESNVRTQVELIEPTNPVLKRTIDKMNASGCKVYFGRWLIEGSPYVVLIDVGFTAWSLDSWKRELWELCDIGVPWFDREANDAVLFGFLTAWLLGEYAAQSEEPPHIVAHFHEWLAGLGLVLCRHRQLSVATIFTTHATLLGRYLCAGSVDFYNNLAQFNVDKEAGDRQIYHRYCIERAAAHCAHVFTTVSQITAIEAEFLLKRKPDFVTPNGLNVKKFSAMHEFQNLHAQSKNRIQEFVRGHFYGHLDFNLDKCLFLFIAGRYEFSNKGADIFLEALARLNYLLRVNHSDVTVIAFFIMPARTNNFNVETLKGQAVRKQLWDTAQTVKERFGKKLYESLLVGQLPDVSKMLDKEDFTLMKRAIFATQRQSQPPICTHNMLEDSSDPILNCVRRIGLFNSSSDRVKIIFHPEFLSSTSPLLPMDYEEFVRGCHLGVFPSYYEPWGYTPAECTVMGIPSISTNLSGFGCFMEEHIADPSAYGIYILDRRYRGIDESCNQLTSFLFQFCKQSRRQRIIQRNRTERLSDLLDWRYLGRYYIAARHMALAKAFPDTYLYEPHEPTSAAGFRYPRPASVPPSPALSRHSSPRHSEAEDNDEDERYDEDIEAEKDRVNIRQPYTMPFKNKTAAVVGTNGNSDEAESEKN, encoded by the exons AG TTGGAGGCATCTACACCGTCATCCAGACCAAAGCCCGTCTGACCGCAGAGGAATGGGGGGAGAACTATTTCCTGGTTGGTCCCTACGTGGAGAGCAACGTGCGCACTCAAGTTGAGCTGATTGAACCCACCAACCCAGTGCTGAAGCGGACCATTGACAAAATGAACGCCAGTGGTTGTAAG GTCTACTTTGGCCGATGGCTTATTGAGGGCAGTCCCTATGTTGTTCTGATTGATGTGGGATTCACTGCCTGGTCTCTGGACAGCTGGAAGCGTGAGCTGTGGGAGCTTTGTGACATCGGTGTGCCGTGGTTCGACCGCGAGGCCAACGATGCCGTACTGTTTGGCTTTCTGACAGCCTGGCTCCTGGGAGAG TATGCAGCCCAGAGTGAGGAGCCTCCACACATCGTGGCCCACTTTCATGAGTGGTTGGCTGGCCTGGGCCTGGTGCTGTGCAGACATCGGCAGTTGTCGGTTGCAACTATCTTTACCACTCATGCTACACTTCTGGGTCGCTACCTGTGTGCTGGAAGTGTGGATTTCTACAACAACCTTGCACAG TTCAACGTGGATAAGGAAGCTGGTGATCGGCAAATCTACCATCGCTACTGTATAGAGCGGGCGGCCGCACACTGTGCCCATGTCTTCACCACAGTGTCACAAATCACAGCTATTGAAGCGGAGTTTCTGCTCAAGAGGAAACCAG ACTTTGTCACTCCAAACGGGCTCAACGTAAAGAAGTTCTCAGCCATGCACGAATTTCAAAACCTCCATGCTCAGAGCAAGAATAGGATTCAGGAGTTCGTCAGGGGACACTTTTATGG GCATCTTGACTTCAACCTGGACAAGTGTTTGTTCCTTTTTATCGCTGGGAGGTACGAGTTCTCCAACAAAGGAGCCGACATCTTCTTGGAGGCTTTAGCCAGACTTAACTATCTACTGAGA GTCAACCACAGTGACGTGACTGTTATAGCTTTCTTCATCATGCCAGCTCGAACAAACAACTTCAATGTGGAGACCTTGAAGGGCCAAGCTGTCAGGAAGCAGCTCTG GGATACTGCTCAGACAGTGAAGGAGCGCTTTGGAAAGAAACTATATGAGTCACTTCTCGT TGGGCAGCTGCCCGATGTGTCTAAGATGCTGGACAAAGAGGATTTCACTTTAATGAAGCGTGCCATCTTTGCAACTCAGAGACAGAGCCAGCCTCCAATCTGCACCCATAACATGCTGGAGGACAGCAGCGACCCCATCCTCAACTGTGTCCGCCGCATCGGCCTTTTCAACAGCTCCTCTGACCGAGTCAAG ATTATCTTCCATCCAGAGTTCCTTTCGTCCACCTCTCCTCTACTTCCCATGGATTATGAGGAGTTTGTAAGGGGTTGCCACCTTGGCGTCTTCCCTTCATACTATGAACCTTGGGGTTATACACCAG CGGAGTGCACAGTCATGGGAATTCCATCAATCTCAACTAACCTGTCAGGCTTTGGCTGTTTTATGGAGGAACACATAGCGGATCCCTCAGCATATG GCATTTACATCCTCGACAGGCGATACCGTGGGATTGACGAGTCGTGCAACCAGCTCACCTCCTTCCTGTTCCAGTTCTGCAAGCAGAGCCGGCGCCAGCGGATCATCCAGAGGAATAGAACTGAGCGCCTCAGTGATCTCCTGGACTGGAGATACCTTGGCAGG TATTATATAGCTGCCCGTCATATGGCCTTGGCTAAAGCCTTCCCTGACACATACTTATATGAACCTCATGAGCCCACCTCG GCTGCAGGTTTCCGTTACCCCCGACCCGCCTCTGTTCCTCCATCTCCGGCCCTATCCCGCCATTCCTCCCCGCGCCACAGCGAGGCTGAAGACAACGATGAAGATGAGCGCTACGATGAAGATATTGAGGCAGAAAAGGACCGAGTGAACATCCGCCAACCCTACACCATgccattcaaaaacaaaaccgCTGCTGTCGTGGGAACCAATGGGAACAGCGACGAGGCTGAGAGCGAGAAAAACTGA